Genomic window (Eisenibacter elegans DSM 3317):
AATAAAATAATGTTGAATTATTTGTATTTTAAATGTATAAATTTTTCATCATTTATGTTAATATATCTAATGTCAAACTCAATAAGTTCAGCATCTTCAATTAATTGAATTGTTTCATTTGCCACACCCAAATTTGCAAGGCTATATATTGAACCTACAATTTCATTTTCAAAGTCGAACCAGCCAGAGTACTCTTTATCATTTTGATTATAAATATATCGAGCAATGCCTTTTTTTAATAACCAAAACTTAGTTGCCATTTTACCCTCCTTTTGTAAAATGAAATTTTTAGGATAATCTACTTCTTTGCCTTTATTTAAAAAGTCAGAGGGAAATTCTATATTCATTTTAATTTAAGTAATTTTATGAAATGACTGTTTGTTAATATTACGTTTAACGGCAATCTGTCCAAAAACCAACTCTTGCGAAGATAGCAAAAAGCCGAGAAAAATTCATGGCTTAGGGAATGAAATCTATACTCGGCAAAAACAGGGCTACTTACAGCCTCACAGACCTGCTGGAAGCACTCATTTCGCCCGACAATGTGGTGCGGTGCATAGACCTTTTTGTAGAAAGTTTAGACTTAGCTCCTTTGGCTAATTTTAAGCCACTTATAGGAAAGATATTTTGTACTTTTCAAAGTATTCGTACCCAATATGCGTCTCACTACGAGCTTGTATCGCCTTGGTACAGCGTATTTTAATGGGTTTTTAGACAGATTGACGGCTTTCGCTACTGGCTTATTTGGTATTTTTTATCCCACACCTGATCAAGTTTGTGCATTTTCTCAGCCTAGGCGGGCAGTTCACCCTTAGCGAGTATAACTTGTTTTCTTTAGGGCCCTTGGTAGAGCCGTACGACGATTACCGAAAAGTAGGGTATTGGGTACGCACTTTGTTATCCACTTTTACTTTTTTTGAGTTGCTATATTGGCTGTTGTTGACGCAGGGTTTACAGGTATACACCCAATGGCGTTTTGGCCATGCCCTCATGTGGGTGATGTTGGGCTATGGGCTTGGGCTTTGTGGTTGGGTAGGTTTTTGGATTTTTTTGAACCCCTGATGACCGTCAAATACCCAGTACGTTGTTGGGTCGATAATAAATATGAGTACTGCTATTGACAGGCACACCTACTGGCATTCCCCAAAACTCTAAGTATTTGAACCCCTTTTCTTGCAGTAAACGCCGGGCTTTGGCATAATGCGCTCGCTCGGCATTGTCCAAAATCAACACCCCATCATCGCTCAGCCACTGTAGTGCGGCGGCTACACAACGATTACGTAGCCGCCCGTCGATAATAATCAACTCAAAAGGCTGTGAGGGGTTTTCGGCGGCTTGTGTGTAGGCTTCCTTAGGCTCTAAGGGCTTGTGCAAGATCTTTGCGTTGTCTGGAAGCAGCGGAGTAAGGGCTTTTACCCAAGCACTATCGTGCTCAATGGCCAATACTGACCGAACCCGCTGTGCATACCAAAGGGTAGAGTTCCCAGCGCCATACTCCAACACACGAAAATCAGGACTGAGGCGGGGTTCTAAAAAGCGAATCGCGGCATAGCTATACCACGGCAAAGGATTGCCTTGGGCATCGATGGGTTGTTTGCGACAATAGCTCCTAAACCACCCATCTTCTTGAAGGCCGCTTTTGTAATACAAATGAAAAGCCGCTCCCAAAGGGCTGAGGCGCAAAAACCTGTTAAAAAAACCCATACCTCCCTAAATTAATACTGTTCTGAATAGGTTACCTTTGTTGTATCTACCAAATCAACAAGCCTGCTATCTATTACGATGTAGTAGATGTTTGGCGAATATACCTACGGATATACGCTATATTTTGTTTTTATATCAAATAGATTTATCTTTCTCTGCTATTCAGTGTATACACAGAGGTTTTCCTCTATTTTTTCAAACCCCAAACAACCTTTAAACAATGTCTACTATAGCAGAAATGTT
Coding sequences:
- a CDS encoding class I SAM-dependent methyltransferase: MGFFNRFLRLSPLGAAFHLYYKSGLQEDGWFRSYCRKQPIDAQGNPLPWYSYAAIRFLEPRLSPDFRVLEYGAGNSTLWYAQRVRSVLAIEHDSAWVKALTPLLPDNAKILHKPLEPKEAYTQAAENPSQPFELIIIDGRLRNRCVAAALQWLSDDGVLILDNAERAHYAKARRLLQEKGFKYLEFWGMPVGVPVNSSTHIYYRPNNVLGI